From a region of the Streptomyces venezuelae genome:
- a CDS encoding DUF2716 domain-containing protein — protein MDIGGVRALHDAQLRGRVPHRRPAGAVIERDGLLVRTHYGTHGTVEHGPLPQPPGAATVRRQLEAFAARNEPAEWKVHGHDAPGLAEELTAAGFEAGAERSLLVAECDALEGRTGTREDVRALVLDGSAGSARARELAATSGPHALALSEFEADAHRLYQRFGAAALPRRGRTAGIGWAGRPADTDFVVVGGLTGPHPELVRHFARLREKAYLMDRAARYCLVEAHGEVRTALLAAGFEELTTVRTHRWAPAGTPATTRPVRETIGALDDGPLWDRLEQEFGFRPSTSRFPGFEAPAPSVTWSLDAVDRGGEDSLDELRRITERALRSLTAPGQELFWLDWQHIGYAFDPHRVGGPGRPRWPGSVYPDGDYYLFLHPGLEFGTFGHPWEGTLTVFGAPLLAAAEGRLTPLLGEPLRRRD, from the coding sequence ATGGACATCGGGGGAGTGCGGGCGCTGCACGACGCGCAGCTGAGGGGCCGGGTGCCCCACCGGCGGCCCGCCGGCGCGGTGATCGAACGCGATGGACTCCTCGTCCGCACGCACTACGGCACCCACGGGACCGTGGAGCACGGGCCGCTGCCGCAGCCGCCCGGTGCCGCGACGGTACGGCGGCAGCTGGAGGCCTTCGCCGCGCGCAACGAGCCGGCCGAGTGGAAGGTCCACGGGCACGATGCGCCCGGGCTGGCGGAAGAGCTGACGGCCGCCGGCTTCGAGGCCGGAGCCGAGCGCTCACTGCTCGTGGCGGAGTGCGACGCCCTGGAGGGGAGGACCGGGACACGGGAGGATGTCCGCGCCCTGGTCCTGGACGGATCCGCGGGGAGCGCGCGGGCACGTGAGCTCGCCGCCACCAGCGGTCCGCACGCGCTGGCGCTGAGCGAGTTCGAGGCGGACGCCCACCGCCTCTACCAGAGGTTCGGGGCGGCGGCGCTGCCGCGCCGGGGCCGGACGGCGGGCATCGGCTGGGCGGGGCGGCCGGCCGATACGGATTTCGTGGTCGTCGGCGGGCTGACCGGGCCGCACCCGGAGCTGGTCCGGCACTTCGCGCGGCTGCGGGAGAAGGCGTACCTGATGGACCGCGCCGCCCGGTACTGCCTCGTCGAGGCCCATGGTGAGGTGCGGACCGCGCTCCTGGCCGCGGGCTTCGAGGAGCTGACGACCGTACGTACCCACCGCTGGGCCCCGGCGGGCACCCCGGCCACGACCCGGCCGGTCCGGGAGACCATCGGCGCGCTGGACGACGGACCGCTTTGGGACCGGTTGGAGCAGGAGTTCGGGTTCCGGCCGAGCACGAGCAGGTTTCCCGGCTTCGAGGCACCGGCCCCCTCGGTCACCTGGTCGCTCGACGCCGTGGACCGGGGCGGAGAGGATTCACTCGACGAGCTCCGCCGGATCACCGAACGCGCGCTGCGCTCCCTCACCGCGCCCGGGCAGGAGCTGTTCTGGCTCGACTGGCAGCACATCGGCTACGCCTTCGACCCGCACCGGGTGGGCGGCCCGGGCCGCCCGAGGTGGCCGGGGTCGGTCTACCCGGACGGCGACTACTACCTCTTCCTCCACCCCGGCCTGGAGTTCGGAACCTTCGGGCACCCCTGGGAGGGGACGCTGACCGTGTTCGGAGCCCCGCTGCTCGCCGCCGCCGAGGGGCGGCTCACCCCGCTGCTCGGGGAACCGCTGCGGCGGCGGGACTGA
- a CDS encoding AzlC family ABC transporter permease, with translation MVTEPEIREVPASGERPRAAVVRDALGVGVAVGLSGFAFGVTAAGAGISTLQACVLSLLVFTGASQFALVGALAAGGNPFTAAAGAFFLGTRNAFYGLRLSQLLKLPRALRPLAAHWVIDETTAVALAQPDRKSARLGFTVTGLTLYVLWNLTTLLGALGAEAIGDTRAWGLDAAGPAVFLALLAPMLKTSTERAVAALALVLGLGFLPVLPAGVPVLIAALAAPVVLWMKGRRP, from the coding sequence CTGGTCACAGAGCCAGAGATACGTGAGGTACCGGCGTCCGGCGAGCGGCCGCGCGCCGCCGTCGTACGCGACGCGCTCGGGGTCGGCGTGGCCGTCGGCCTGTCCGGTTTCGCCTTCGGTGTGACCGCCGCCGGGGCGGGCATCAGCACCCTGCAGGCCTGTGTGCTCAGCCTGCTCGTCTTCACCGGCGCCTCGCAGTTCGCCCTGGTCGGGGCGCTCGCGGCGGGCGGGAACCCGTTCACCGCCGCCGCCGGGGCCTTCTTCCTCGGCACCCGGAACGCCTTCTACGGACTGCGTCTGTCGCAGCTGCTCAAGCTGCCCCGTGCCCTGCGGCCCCTCGCCGCGCACTGGGTGATCGACGAGACCACCGCCGTCGCGCTGGCCCAGCCCGACCGGAAGTCGGCCCGGCTCGGCTTCACCGTCACCGGACTCACCCTCTACGTGCTGTGGAACCTCACCACCCTGCTCGGCGCGCTCGGCGCCGAGGCCATCGGGGACACCAGGGCGTGGGGCCTGGACGCCGCCGGACCGGCCGTGTTCCTGGCGCTGCTGGCACCCATGCTGAAGACCTCCACCGAGCGGGCCGTCGCCGCCCTCGCGCTCGTCCTCGGGCTCGGCTTCCTGCCCGTGCTGCCCGCCGGGGTGCCCGTGCTGATCGCGGCCCTGGCCGCCCCCGTCGTGCTGTGGATGAAGGGACGCCGTCCGTGA
- a CDS encoding AzlD domain-containing protein codes for MNVWIAIGLTVVGCYAVKLAGLLVPAGALERPLVRRLAALLPVALLAALTAQQTFSTGSALVVDARAAGLAAAGLALLLRAPFLVVVAAAVVVTAGVRALGG; via the coding sequence GTGAACGTCTGGATCGCCATCGGCCTCACCGTCGTCGGCTGCTACGCCGTCAAGCTCGCCGGGCTGCTCGTCCCGGCCGGGGCCCTGGAGCGGCCGCTCGTGCGCCGCCTGGCCGCCCTGCTGCCGGTCGCCCTGCTCGCCGCGCTCACCGCCCAGCAGACCTTCAGCACCGGGTCCGCCCTGGTCGTCGACGCCCGGGCCGCCGGACTCGCCGCCGCCGGACTGGCGCTGCTGCTGCGCGCCCCGTTCCTGGTCGTGGTCGCGGCCGCCGTCGTGGTCACCGCGGGGGTACGGGCCCTGGGTGGCTGA
- a CDS encoding DUF3046 domain-containing protein, with translation MRLTIFWERMAEHFGAGYADSFARDHVMTELGGRTVHQALEAGWEAKDVWRAVCSAMDVPASLR, from the coding sequence ATGCGGTTGACGATTTTCTGGGAACGGATGGCGGAACACTTCGGTGCGGGCTATGCCGACTCCTTCGCACGGGACCACGTCATGACGGAGCTCGGCGGGCGGACCGTCCACCAGGCGCTGGAGGCGGGCTGGGAGGCCAAGGACGTCTGGCGCGCGGTGTGTTCGGCGATGGACGTGCCGGCGTCCCTGCGCTGA
- a CDS encoding AI-2E family transporter, whose protein sequence is MAASEETTDQPADAPGATPPVRAEEPQPPDRPGPPAPPAPPPSGAAADDGRMPRWLPRAVILVLALVACFQLGSWAFHQLIGLLVNILIAFFLALAIEPAVARMAAGGMRRGVATFVMFLAVFIVTAGFLALLGSLLAGQIVAMVEGFPGYLDSVIKAINSTFHTELSRLEIQESVLRSDWLRKYVQNSASGVLDVSATVLGGLFKLLTIGLFSFYFAADGPRLRRALCSVLPPAKQAEVLRAWEIAVAKTGGYLYSRGLMALISGVATYIVLAVLGVPYAPALAVWVGLVSQFVPTIGTYLAGALPVLLAFTVDPWYALYVLVFVVVYQQFENYMLQPKLTSKTVDIHPAVAFGSVIAGTALLGAVGALIAIPAVATLQAFLGAYVKRYELTRDADSSTSRPRRRVRLPRLR, encoded by the coding sequence GTGGCAGCCAGCGAAGAGACGACCGACCAGCCCGCCGATGCGCCGGGGGCGACACCGCCGGTGCGGGCGGAGGAGCCGCAACCACCGGACCGGCCGGGTCCGCCCGCGCCGCCCGCCCCGCCGCCCTCCGGGGCGGCCGCGGACGACGGGCGCATGCCGCGCTGGCTGCCGCGCGCCGTGATCCTCGTACTGGCCCTCGTGGCCTGCTTCCAGCTCGGCAGCTGGGCCTTCCACCAGCTGATAGGCCTCCTCGTCAACATCCTGATCGCGTTCTTCCTCGCGCTCGCGATCGAGCCGGCCGTGGCCAGGATGGCGGCCGGGGGGATGCGCCGCGGAGTCGCCACCTTCGTGATGTTCCTCGCGGTGTTCATCGTGACGGCCGGCTTCCTCGCGCTGCTCGGCTCGCTGCTCGCCGGCCAGATCGTCGCCATGGTCGAGGGCTTCCCGGGCTATCTGGACTCGGTGATCAAGGCGATCAACTCCACCTTCCACACCGAACTGTCCCGGCTGGAGATCCAGGAGAGCGTGCTGCGCTCCGACTGGCTGCGCAAGTACGTGCAGAACAGCGCGTCCGGCGTGCTCGACGTCTCCGCCACCGTGCTCGGCGGACTCTTCAAGCTGCTGACGATCGGGCTGTTCTCCTTCTACTTCGCCGCCGACGGACCGCGGCTGCGGCGCGCACTGTGCTCGGTACTGCCGCCCGCGAAGCAGGCCGAGGTGCTGCGCGCCTGGGAGATCGCCGTCGCCAAGACGGGCGGGTACCTCTACTCGCGCGGGCTGATGGCGCTGATCTCGGGTGTCGCGACCTACATCGTGCTGGCGGTCCTCGGGGTGCCGTACGCGCCCGCGCTCGCCGTGTGGGTGGGACTGGTCTCGCAGTTCGTCCCCACCATCGGCACCTATCTCGCGGGCGCGCTGCCGGTCCTGCTCGCCTTCACCGTGGACCCCTGGTACGCGCTGTACGTCCTGGTGTTCGTGGTGGTCTACCAGCAGTTCGAGAACTACATGCTCCAGCCGAAGCTGACCTCGAAGACCGTCGACATCCATCCCGCGGTGGCCTTCGGCTCGGTCATCGCGGGGACCGCCCTGCTGGGCGCGGTCGGGGCGCTGATCGCGATCCCGGCCGTCGCCACGCTGCAGGCGTTCCTCGGTGCGTACGTCAAGCGCTACGAGCTGACGCGGGACGCGGACTCCTCTACTTCCCGTCCGCGTCGCCGAGTACGGCTGCCAAGGCTTCGTTGA
- a CDS encoding Clp protease N-terminal domain-containing protein, which yields MTNPSVEPVRMTNPVRLDDLIEAINKVHTDPLEQLSGAVVAAEALGDVADHLIGHFVDQARRSGASWTDIGRSMGVTRQAAQKRFVPKADKEGAGGLDPNAGFGRFTPRARNVVVTSQNEARAAGNTEIRTEHLVLGLMAETEGLAGLILRAQEVSPDDVRAAATAALPPAQDELPALVPFDASAKKALELTFREALRLGHDFVGTEHILLALLELENGEGLLSGLGLDKAAAEATVNEALAAVLGDADGK from the coding sequence ATGACGAACCCTTCGGTGGAACCCGTTCGCATGACCAATCCGGTACGCCTCGACGACCTGATCGAGGCCATCAACAAGGTCCACACCGACCCCCTGGAGCAGCTCAGCGGCGCCGTCGTCGCGGCCGAGGCCCTCGGGGACGTCGCGGACCACCTCATCGGCCACTTCGTCGACCAGGCCCGCCGGTCCGGCGCCTCCTGGACCGACATCGGCCGCAGCATGGGCGTCACCCGCCAGGCGGCCCAGAAGCGCTTCGTACCCAAGGCGGACAAGGAGGGCGCCGGTGGCCTCGACCCGAACGCGGGCTTCGGCCGCTTCACCCCCCGCGCCCGCAACGTGGTCGTGACCTCGCAGAACGAGGCCCGCGCCGCCGGCAACACCGAGATCCGCACCGAGCACCTGGTCCTCGGCCTGATGGCCGAGACCGAAGGACTCGCGGGGCTCATCCTGCGCGCCCAGGAGGTCTCGCCCGACGACGTACGGGCCGCCGCGACCGCCGCACTCCCACCGGCCCAGGACGAGCTCCCCGCCCTCGTCCCCTTCGACGCCTCCGCCAAGAAGGCCCTGGAGCTGACCTTCCGTGAGGCCCTGCGCCTGGGCCACGACTTCGTCGGCACCGAGCACATCCTGCTCGCGCTCCTGGAGCTGGAGAACGGCGAGGGCCTGCTGAGCGGCCTCGGTCTGGACAAGGCCGCCGCCGAGGCGACCGTCAACGAAGCCTTGGCAGCCGTACTCGGCGACGCGGACGGGAAGTAG
- a CDS encoding class I SAM-dependent methyltransferase, with translation MGFYAEQAVPRILDVACGAKAARPLRRRVCAGLAGEVVEIGFGTGHNTPFYPPGVTGVSAVEPSDVAWRLAAERVRGARVPVRRAGLDGQSLPFEDGGFDTALSTWTLCTIPDAVAALRELRRVLKPGGTLHFVEHGLAPEGDWRVRRLQRRLEPLNMRLLGGCHLTRSAPDLLAAAGFTVTTLDVFYEEGAPKFLCADSLGTAISL, from the coding sequence ATGGGGTTCTACGCCGAGCAGGCAGTGCCGCGGATCCTTGACGTCGCCTGCGGCGCCAAGGCGGCCCGGCCGCTGCGCCGCCGGGTCTGCGCGGGGCTGGCGGGCGAGGTCGTCGAGATCGGCTTCGGCACGGGGCACAACACCCCCTTCTACCCGCCGGGCGTCACGGGCGTGTCCGCGGTCGAGCCGTCCGACGTCGCGTGGCGGCTGGCCGCGGAGCGCGTACGCGGCGCCCGCGTACCGGTCCGGCGGGCCGGCCTGGACGGCCAGTCGCTGCCCTTCGAGGACGGCGGTTTCGACACCGCGCTGTCGACCTGGACGCTGTGCACCATCCCGGACGCCGTGGCAGCCCTGCGCGAGCTGCGCCGCGTACTCAAACCCGGCGGAACCCTGCACTTCGTCGAACACGGGCTCGCCCCGGAAGGTGACTGGCGCGTGCGCCGCCTGCAGCGACGGCTCGAACCGCTGAACATGCGGCTCCTGGGCGGCTGCCACCTCACCCGCTCCGCCCCGGACCTGCTGGCGGCGGCTGGATTCACGGTCACCACCCTCGACGTCTTCTACGAGGAGGGCGCGCCGAAGTTCCTCTGCGCGGACTCCCTCGGGACGGCGATCTCCCTCTGA
- a CDS encoding deoxyxylulose-5-phosphate synthase, giving the protein MAHAKTSYVCLPCRASYKQPYDKERERICPRCAGALVHAGSAFAPPPRRDAAGWRTLAVLLNAGVRFHKSCCGGPGYRPRTLHEVRERMTYAERTGTPFAEALVLRDLP; this is encoded by the coding sequence ATGGCTCATGCGAAGACCTCCTACGTCTGCCTGCCCTGCCGGGCCTCGTACAAGCAGCCGTACGACAAGGAGCGGGAGCGGATCTGTCCGCGGTGTGCGGGAGCCCTGGTCCATGCGGGCTCGGCCTTCGCCCCGCCCCCGCGCCGGGACGCCGCGGGGTGGCGGACCCTCGCCGTGCTGCTGAACGCCGGCGTGCGATTCCACAAGAGCTGCTGCGGCGGGCCCGGTTACCGGCCGCGCACCCTGCACGAGGTGCGGGAGCGGATGACGTACGCGGAGCGGACCGGTACGCCCTTCGCGGAGGCGCTCGTCCTGCGCGACCTGCCGTGA
- a CDS encoding SMI1/KNR4 family protein, which produces MTGYDTLARLVTPPAAPIDAHGDWTAAETAVGVRLPDDYKWLVATYGWGEFCDFLYLHTPFGVSRYNGVEWQSAHATESADLGGERYPYPLYPAPGGLLVWGTTMDADRLCWLTEGEPEEWPVVLWTSEGWYETHRTGAAAFIESWTGGRVRSRLLGAPEPDLAPWFNTFRPRADRCLRLSEGPLPHDERLRRLRAALAPTTDRGTWRSTYDESGQDHFATLDADWLLTYDNPHPHQIRIAFPPEDAERVRRRLYGAAELMGCRVLEVTTAAGTTLETWDTVTDEDE; this is translated from the coding sequence GTGACCGGATACGACACCCTGGCGCGGCTCGTGACGCCGCCGGCCGCACCGATCGACGCCCACGGCGACTGGACCGCCGCCGAGACCGCGGTCGGGGTGCGGCTGCCCGACGACTACAAGTGGCTGGTCGCCACCTACGGATGGGGGGAGTTCTGCGACTTCCTCTACCTCCACACCCCGTTCGGCGTGAGCAGGTACAACGGCGTCGAGTGGCAGAGCGCGCATGCGACGGAATCGGCCGACCTGGGTGGCGAGCGCTACCCGTACCCGCTGTACCCGGCGCCGGGCGGGCTGCTCGTCTGGGGCACCACCATGGACGCCGACCGGCTGTGCTGGCTCACCGAAGGGGAACCGGAGGAGTGGCCCGTCGTCCTGTGGACCAGCGAGGGCTGGTACGAGACCCATCGCACGGGCGCGGCCGCGTTCATCGAGAGCTGGACGGGCGGACGGGTCCGCTCCCGGCTGCTCGGCGCGCCGGAGCCGGACCTGGCACCCTGGTTCAACACGTTCCGGCCCCGCGCCGACCGGTGCCTGCGCCTGTCGGAGGGACCCCTGCCCCATGACGAGCGTCTGCGGCGCCTGCGTGCGGCGCTGGCCCCCACCACGGACCGCGGCACATGGCGCTCGACGTACGACGAGAGCGGCCAGGACCACTTCGCGACACTCGACGCCGATTGGCTGCTCACCTACGACAACCCCCACCCCCACCAGATCCGGATCGCCTTCCCGCCCGAGGACGCGGAACGCGTGCGACGGCGGCTCTACGGCGCCGCCGAGCTCATGGGATGCCGGGTGCTGGAGGTCACGACCGCGGCGGGGACCACGCTGGAAACCTGGGACACGGTCACGGACGAGGACGAGTAG
- the recA gene encoding recombinase RecA, translating to MAGTDREKALDAALAQIERQFGKGAVMRLGDKPNDPIEVIPTGSTALDIALGVGGLPRGRVIEVYGPESSGKTTLTLHAVANAQKAGGTVAFVDAEHALDPEYAKALGVDTDNLILSQPDTGEQALEIVDMLVRSGALDLIVIDSVAALVPRAEIEGEMGDSHVGLQARLMSQALRKITGALNQSKTTAIFINQLREKIGVMFGSPETTTGGRALKFYASVRIDIRRIETLKDGTEAVGNRTRCKVVKNKVAPPFKQAEFDILYGQGISREGGLIDMGVEHGFIRKAGAWYTYEGDQLGQGKENARNFLKDNPDLANEIERKIKEKLGVGVRKDAAAAAEAGTDATDAAATAVPAPATKAKTTAKAAVAKS from the coding sequence ATGGCAGGCACCGACCGCGAGAAGGCTCTCGACGCCGCTCTCGCACAGATTGAACGGCAATTCGGCAAGGGTGCGGTCATGCGCCTCGGCGACAAGCCGAACGACCCCATCGAGGTCATCCCCACCGGGTCGACCGCGCTGGACATCGCCCTCGGCGTCGGCGGGCTGCCCCGCGGCCGTGTGATCGAGGTGTACGGTCCGGAGTCCTCCGGTAAGACGACCCTGACCCTGCACGCCGTCGCCAACGCGCAGAAGGCCGGCGGCACCGTCGCCTTCGTGGACGCCGAGCACGCGCTCGACCCCGAGTACGCCAAGGCCCTCGGCGTCGACACCGACAACCTCATCCTGTCGCAGCCGGACACCGGCGAGCAGGCGCTGGAGATCGTGGACATGCTGGTCCGCTCCGGTGCCCTCGACCTGATCGTCATCGACTCCGTGGCGGCCCTCGTGCCGCGCGCGGAGATCGAGGGCGAGATGGGCGACTCGCACGTCGGCCTCCAGGCCCGACTGATGAGCCAGGCGCTCCGGAAGATCACCGGTGCGCTCAACCAGTCCAAGACCACCGCGATCTTCATCAACCAGCTCCGCGAGAAGATCGGTGTGATGTTCGGCTCGCCCGAGACCACCACCGGTGGCCGCGCGCTGAAGTTCTACGCCTCGGTGCGCATCGACATCCGCCGCATCGAGACCCTGAAGGACGGCACGGAGGCGGTCGGTAACCGCACCCGCTGCAAGGTCGTCAAGAACAAGGTCGCGCCCCCGTTCAAGCAGGCCGAGTTCGACATCCTCTACGGCCAGGGCATCAGCCGCGAGGGCGGCCTGATCGACATGGGCGTGGAGCACGGTTTCATCCGCAAGGCCGGCGCCTGGTACACGTACGAGGGCGACCAGCTCGGCCAGGGCAAGGAGAACGCCCGCAACTTCCTGAAGGACAACCCCGACCTCGCCAACGAGATCGAGCGGAAGATCAAGGAGAAGCTGGGCGTGGGTGTCCGCAAGGACGCCGCAGCCGCAGCCGAGGCCGGTACGGACGCGACCGACGCCGCGGCCACCGCCGTGCCCGCCCCGGCAACGAAGGCCAAGACGACGGCCAAGGCCGCCGTGGCCAAGAGCTGA
- the recX gene encoding recombination regulator RecX, producing MREQEGGGERRGGREGRPELPPQSPEEQARAICLRLLTGSPRTRRQLADALHKRGIPEEVSQQVLSRYEEVGLIDDAAFAGAWVESRHRGRGLARRALAQELRTKGVHATLVEEALELLDSDQEEQTARELVERKLRSTRGLERDKRIRRLAGMLARKGYPEGMALRVVRRALETEGEDADDLGYPGE from the coding sequence GTGCGGGAGCAGGAAGGGGGCGGCGAGCGCCGGGGCGGCCGAGAAGGCCGTCCGGAGCTGCCGCCCCAGAGCCCCGAGGAGCAGGCGCGGGCGATCTGTCTGCGCCTGCTCACCGGGAGCCCGCGTACCCGGCGCCAGCTCGCGGACGCCCTGCACAAGCGGGGCATCCCCGAGGAGGTGTCGCAGCAGGTCCTCTCCCGGTACGAGGAGGTGGGCCTGATCGACGACGCCGCCTTCGCCGGTGCCTGGGTCGAGTCCCGGCACCGCGGCAGGGGCCTGGCGCGCCGGGCGCTGGCCCAGGAGCTCCGGACCAAGGGGGTGCACGCCACCCTCGTGGAGGAGGCCCTGGAGCTGCTGGACTCCGACCAGGAGGAACAGACCGCCCGGGAACTCGTGGAACGCAAGCTCCGCTCCACCCGGGGCCTGGAGCGGGACAAGCGGATCCGGCGCCTCGCCGGGATGCTCGCCCGCAAGGGATACCCGGAGGGCATGGCCCTGCGGGTGGTGCGCCGCGCCCTGGAGACGGAGGGCGAGGACGCCGACGACCTCGGGTACCCGGGGGAGTGA
- a CDS encoding FtsX-like permease family protein, translated as MMLRYALQTVRDRKAGFLGAFVALLCAAALVTACGTLLETGLRGKIRTERYAATPVLVSADQNVHETTVKEKKGGRTKTKHKAKPVAERAWLPAATVDAVRAVPGVERAVPELTFQAVPLVEAAGEALPSYGHAWTSAVLTPFTLTEGRAPQGGGEVVVDRALAARAGLKPGSELAVQSTGEPRTYRVSGVAKTDRGDLARQSALFFGDDEARRLAARDGQVSAIGVLPAPGVGTTELAARVEQALRGTTAQVATGDERGPVEFLDAAGARIKLVSMGGAMGGTSLLVAILVVVGTFALSVQQRYRELALLRAIAATPKQLRRMIGREALLVGLAAGVTGALAGLPLAAWLHGRFVDSGVVPATLERTAGIFPMLAAVAASLLGAWAAARITGRRIARIRPAEALAEAAVERGRPRWIRSVLGVLLLAGGAVLVVVLGSLRTEPASTPVTFLAVVVLAGAVSLLGPLLVRAATTLLAGPLRLTGPGGHLATANLRGNATRMASAVTPLALLIGMTCTVLFITPTLGDAARAQARDGIRAQWVLAAQGPGVTREAAERIRRTPGVTAATEIVHSSVRVGLTKYAAQGVTPAGLTRTWDPEVTGGSLDGFGEENAAVSELAADQLGLRPGSPLKLTLGDGTPVTLTVSAVYARGLGFGDLTLPHRLVAAHADNPLARSVLVATGPDAGTGREQLAAAVAGFPGVRVLTAADADAARAERQDAGAEINLLAMGLVLAFTAIAVVNTLAMSTAERFREFAMLRLAGAERRQVLRMLRAEALAVLLIGTALGSGIALAVLTAFSVGMTGAAAPAVLPVAYAVVVGVAGVLALAATSLPGRVALRVAPVAVATAKG; from the coding sequence ATGATGCTGCGTTACGCCCTTCAGACCGTCAGGGACCGCAAAGCCGGATTCCTCGGCGCCTTCGTCGCACTGCTGTGCGCGGCCGCCCTCGTCACCGCCTGCGGGACACTCCTGGAAACGGGACTCCGCGGAAAGATCCGGACCGAGCGCTACGCGGCCACGCCGGTCCTCGTCTCCGCCGACCAGAACGTCCACGAGACCACGGTCAAGGAGAAGAAGGGCGGACGGACCAAGACCAAGCACAAGGCCAAGCCCGTCGCCGAGCGGGCCTGGCTCCCCGCCGCCACCGTGGACGCGGTCCGCGCCGTGCCCGGCGTCGAACGGGCCGTCCCCGAGCTCACCTTCCAGGCCGTCCCCCTGGTCGAGGCCGCGGGCGAGGCACTGCCCTCGTACGGGCACGCCTGGACCTCCGCCGTGCTGACCCCCTTCACCCTCACCGAAGGCCGCGCCCCCCAGGGCGGCGGCGAGGTCGTCGTCGACCGCGCGCTGGCCGCCCGCGCCGGACTGAAGCCCGGCTCCGAGCTCGCCGTGCAGTCCACCGGCGAACCCCGGACGTACCGGGTCAGCGGGGTCGCGAAAACGGACCGGGGCGACCTCGCGCGGCAGAGCGCCCTCTTCTTCGGCGACGACGAGGCCCGGCGGCTCGCCGCCCGCGACGGACAGGTCAGCGCCATCGGAGTACTGCCCGCGCCGGGCGTCGGCACCACCGAACTCGCCGCCCGGGTCGAGCAGGCGCTGCGGGGCACCACCGCCCAGGTCGCCACGGGCGACGAGCGCGGCCCCGTCGAGTTCCTCGACGCCGCCGGCGCCCGCATCAAGCTGGTCTCCATGGGCGGTGCGATGGGCGGCACCTCGCTGCTCGTCGCGATCCTCGTCGTCGTCGGCACCTTCGCGCTCTCCGTCCAGCAGCGCTACCGCGAACTCGCCCTGCTGCGCGCCATCGCCGCCACGCCCAAGCAGCTACGGCGCATGATCGGCCGGGAGGCACTGCTCGTCGGCCTGGCCGCCGGCGTCACCGGCGCACTCGCCGGACTGCCGCTCGCCGCCTGGCTGCACGGCCGGTTCGTCGACAGCGGGGTCGTCCCCGCCACCCTGGAGCGCACCGCAGGCATCTTCCCCATGCTCGCGGCCGTCGCCGCCAGCCTGCTCGGAGCCTGGGCCGCGGCCCGGATCACCGGCCGCCGGATCGCCCGGATCCGCCCGGCCGAGGCGCTCGCCGAAGCCGCCGTCGAGCGGGGGCGCCCCCGCTGGATCCGCAGTGTGCTCGGCGTGCTGCTGCTGGCGGGCGGCGCGGTGCTGGTCGTCGTCCTCGGCTCGCTGCGCACCGAGCCGGCCTCCACCCCGGTCACCTTCCTCGCCGTCGTGGTACTGGCCGGGGCGGTCTCGCTGCTCGGCCCGCTGCTCGTACGAGCCGCCACCACGCTGCTCGCGGGACCGCTGCGGCTCACCGGCCCGGGTGGCCACCTGGCCACCGCCAACCTGCGCGGGAACGCCACGCGCATGGCCTCCGCCGTCACCCCGCTCGCGCTGCTGATCGGGATGACCTGCACCGTGCTGTTCATCACCCCGACGCTCGGCGACGCCGCCCGGGCCCAGGCCCGCGACGGGATCCGGGCCCAGTGGGTCCTGGCCGCGCAGGGCCCCGGAGTCACGCGGGAGGCCGCCGAGCGGATCCGGCGGACCCCCGGGGTCACGGCGGCCACCGAGATCGTGCACAGCTCCGTACGGGTGGGTCTGACGAAGTACGCCGCGCAGGGCGTGACCCCGGCCGGGCTGACCCGTACCTGGGACCCCGAGGTCACCGGCGGCAGCCTGGACGGCTTCGGCGAGGAGAACGCCGCGGTGAGCGAACTCGCCGCCGACCAGCTGGGCCTGAGGCCCGGGAGCCCGCTGAAGCTGACGCTGGGGGACGGCACCCCGGTCACGCTGACCGTCTCGGCCGTGTACGCACGAGGGCTCGGCTTCGGCGATCTGACGCTGCCGCACCGGCTGGTGGCCGCGCACGCGGACAATCCGCTGGCCCGCAGCGTACTCGTGGCGACGGGACCGGATGCGGGGACCGGCCGGGAGCAACTGGCCGCGGCGGTGGCGGGGTTCCCGGGCGTACGGGTGCTGACCGCGGCGGACGCCGACGCGGCCCGGGCGGAGCGGCAGGACGCCGGGGCGGAGATCAACCTGCTGGCGATGGGGCTGGTGCTGGCCTTCACCGCGATCGCGGTGGTCAACACGCTCGCGATGTCCACCGCCGAGCGGTTCCGGGAGTTCGCGATGCTGCGGCTGGCGGGAGCCGAGCGCCGGCAGGTGCTGCGGATGCTGCGGGCGGAGGCGCTGGCGGTGCTCCTGATCGGGACCGCGCTGGGGTCGGGGATCGCGCTGGCGGTGCTGACCGCGTTCAGCGTGGGCATGACGGGGGCGGCGGCGCCCGCGGTGCTGCCGGTGGCCTACGCGGTGGTGGTGGGGGTGGCCGGGGTACTGGCGTTGGCGGCCACGTCCCTCCCGGGGCGGGTGGCGTTGCGGGTGGCGCCGGTGGCCGTCGCGACGGCGAAGGGGTAG